The window ctcAACACAATATTAAGATGTATCTCATGCTTTTTGCCAGCTCAATGTATAGTATACTTGTTACAGACTTTCATGGATGATGGAGAATAGTAAATGTACCAGTCTGAGGTGAGGGATCCTGATCTGGAAACAACTATGTCGAAAACTGtaggcgaaaatcgttctgatactgtGCGAATACCTGTTGTTGTTAAGGCATGGATTTCAGAGCCCATGCTTAcactgcattttttcttgttttggaccatGCTACCACCTCTAAAAGTTGCCTAACCAACAATCATTGCAAGAACAGTAAATTTACTTTTATCCCAATCTCAGAGGTATCAGAACTTTTCCGCGTATAACTTTCGACACTGtccctaactcaaattgatgcattaCTCCACTGCACCATCCCTGAAAGTTTCTAACATAATCATGGAATCACTCTGCGTTAAGAAAAGTCTGTAGAACATATGCCCCTCGGAAGGCAACAGTTCTGCCAATGAAACTCGTTGTGGAACCATAATCTGCTTTTCTCAGATTTTTCTCAATGACTGAACTTTAAATGTTGCTGGACAGAGTACCTGAACGTTGTCATCAAACGAGAAGGAACCTGAGATCTCGAAGAATCCAATGTCTCTGTCTGTCGTAACATAATCGAAATCCTCGTGCCAAAACATATCGGAGACGGTGTACGTGGCGCCGCCACTCTCGCGCGTTGACGTACCGACCCGCAGCACGTAGTAGATGGGTTCGGCGCCCGAAATACAAAACGCAGTCGTCATGACGTATCTGGGGCTGACGATGGAGCCGCCGCAGTAGTGCGCCTCCACGTACTCAACGGACACCTGCCAGGGGACCTGCGAGATGTCCACCGGCTCACCACCCAGCACACGGCTTTCACCCCCCAGTGTGGGCGCCACGCTGCAGGCGGCGATCAGCAGCCACAAGGCGAGGACCCGACTCATCTCTCAGGACAGCCACGCAGCACTGCCGCTCGCATTCAGCACCTGCTTTATCAGTGATCTGACCTCTCCAGATTTATCAGTCTCTTTGAATCAAAACGGAATTATTATCAGTTTTGCCTAACTCACTTACCAGCTCTGGCTGTTATCAAAAACAGAATATCAgtgtgctagaaatgtaggtaatTATACTGCATCCAACAAATTAGCGAAAAATTCACTCGTAAACTTCCACTAATGGATATAGGCTGTGCACTTTCCTGTGCAATGAATTCTCCATCAGTTCGTCCCTAGTTTGGGAAagagttaaatgaataaataaatcagttgCCGTGTTTGAACCATTCTACTCTATCAGAAAAAATTACCATTATGAAGCAACGGGTCTGCATGGTGGGAGATTTACCCACAATCACATATACTACACATTTCGGGCATATTTCCTATTTTACAAGACGTGGTTCTATCGACAGGCTCATATACCTGTGAATAGACTAGGTTTGGATAGCAAGTTCAGTACATAGAGCAGTTTCCTCTGACTACAGTGGAGTACTGAAGTCAATTATAAAGGTGATCCAGGAGTGGTAGGCATCAGTTCGGTAAATGGATGTTTCCGATAATACAGACCATGTCAGACACTGTTTAACATCAGTTTTTACATCATCAACAAACTTGTTTCCGAGCAGTTATTTTCGAACGATCATTGAACATATCGTTTAAGTTACTCCTgaacaagatcagtagtagttatacTCTAGTAAATACAAATTAGTTAACTCTTTATTCTATTTACTCTTTTTGTTAACGTGTAAGATCTAATATACGGTAAAAGAGTTTTGTGGCTGAACAAACATCTGCACTTGCTACTAACATTACTAGAGGTAcgctatcaacatctacatctacgtggatactttgcaaatcacacctaagtgcctggcagagggttcgtcgaaccaccttcataatagtACTCTGTTATTGCAATATCGAACAGCACACGAaagaaacgaacacctgtatctttcagtGCAAGCTCTAATTCCCCTTACTTTatcacgatgatcgtttctccctatgtaggtcggcatcaacaaaatattatcgaattcgggggagaaagtttttgattgaaattctgccgcaatgaaaaacgcctttgttttaattatgcccacctcaaatcctgtatcatgtcggtGACACATTCTGATCTGTTtgactataatacaaaacgtgttggtattctttcaactttctcgatgtactccgtcaatcctatttggtaagagCAACAGTACTCTAGATcaggacggacaagcataatgcaggcggtctcttcagtagatctgctaTACTAAGtgctttgccaataaaacgcagtctttggtttgccttcctcacaacattttctacgtattctttccaatttaaggtattcgtaattgtaatttctaggcatttagttgaatttatggccttataGCTTTGactaatttattgtgtaaccgaagtttgacgaattccttttagcactagtGTGGATCACCTATCACTTTcaattatttagggtcagttgcaaactttcgcactatacagacatcttttctaaacgaTAAATGACTGCTTCATTTGAAGATAATCTGTTCAGATTGTCtgtaaatcgttcatatagatgaggagcagcagagggcttataacaccaccttggggaacgccagaaatcacttttgttttactggatTACTTTCCGTCACTTACTGCGAACTCTgatctctgtgacaggaaatcacgaacccagtcacattactgagacaGTGTTCCACAACTACGCAATTTTATTGTACGCCGCTAGTGCGGGACAGTGTCAAAAATCTAGACATACTGTTTCTATTTGAAACCTCTTGTGAACAGCAATCactacttcgtgtgagtaaagagctagttctgtttcagaagaacgatgttttctaaattcgtgt is drawn from Schistocerca gregaria isolate iqSchGreg1 chromosome 3, iqSchGreg1.2, whole genome shotgun sequence and contains these coding sequences:
- the LOC126355993 gene encoding trypsin-1-like isoform X3, with amino-acid sequence MSRVLALWLLIAACSVAPTLGGESRVLGGEPVDISQVPWQVSVEYVEAHYCGGSIVSPRYVMTTAFCISGAEPIYYVLRVGTSTRESGGATYTVSDMFWHEDFDYVTTDRDIGFFEISGSFSFDDNVQAIPLATEELEAGTSVTVSGWGSLQPGADYPEQLHAVNTTIIDRSSCNATYEGLITENMICAGEPEGGKDSCNGDKGGPLVANSTQYGIISWGYGCFYPPYPGVYTNIVSLRSWINEKIGV